The following proteins come from a genomic window of Astatotilapia calliptera chromosome 11, fAstCal1.2, whole genome shotgun sequence:
- the atp2c1 gene encoding calcium-transporting ATPase type 2C member 1 isoform X1 → MQKKRELLLSEGEPSSEDETMVPVLTSRKASELPVNEVACVLQADLQLGLTQEEVRRRRAYHGWNEFDISEDEPLWRKYLSQFKDPLILLLLASAVISIIMHQFDDAISITVAIIIVVTVAFVQEYRSEKSLEELGKLVPPECHCVREGNLEHLLARELVPGDTVCLSVGEKVPADLRLFEATDLSVDESSLTGETTPCTKSTAHQPASTNGDIASRSNIAFMGTLVRYGKAKGIVIGTGENSEFGEVFKMMQAEEAPKTPLQKSMDLLGKQLSLYSFCIIGVIMLVGWLQGKSLLDMFTIGVSLAVAAIPEGLPIVVTVTLALGVMRMVKKRAIIKKLPIVETLGCCNVICSDKTGTLTKNEMTVTQLFTSDGQHAEVTGVGYNGQGEVLLNGEVIHGFSCQSISKIVEVGCVCNDSIIRNHNVLGRPTEGALIALAMKVGLEGLQREYVRVEEHPFSSEKKWMAVRCVHRTQQDKAGVYFMKGAYEQVIRFCSSYNSRGSALPLNHQQVELYQQQISYMGSGGLRVLAFASGSEMGKLTFLGLVGIIDPPRSGVKEAVGTLISSGVTIKMITGDSQETAMSIASRIGLFSKGGQSLSGEEVDQLDLQQLSQIISRISVFYRASPRHKLKIVKSLQNNGAVVAMTGDGVNDAVALKAADIGVAMGQTGTDVCKEAADMILVDDDFQTIMSAIEEGKGIYNNIKNFVCFQLSTSIAALTLISLATLMNFPNPLNAMQILWINIIMDGPPAQSLGVEPVDRDIIRKPPRNVGDSIITRSLIVKVLVSAFIIVCGTLYVFWRELQDNVITPRDTTMTFTCFVFFDMFNALSSRSQTRMVHEMGLCSNRTFCFAVLASIMGQLLVIYFPPLQSVFQTESLSVLDLVFLVSLTSSVCAVSEVIKKVERWRGVEKSPPSDFFHEV, encoded by the exons ctttcCGAAGGAGAACCCTCCAGTGAAGATGAGACCATGGTCCCAGTACTGACGTCCAGAAAAGCCAGTGAACTGCCCGTCAATGAAGTAGCATGTGTCCTGCAG GCCGACCTGCAGCTGGGTTTGACCCAGGAGGAGGTGAGGCGGCGGAGGGCGTACCACGGCTGGAACGAGTTCGACATCAGCGAGGACGAGCCGCTGTGGAGGAAGTACCTGTCACAG tTTAAAGATCCGCTCATCCTGCTGTTGCTGGCGTCGGCGGTCATCAGCATCATCATGCACCAGTTCGATGACGCCATCAGCATCACAGTG gcCATCATCATCGTAGTGACGGTCGCCTTCGTCCAG GAGTATCGCTCAGAGAAATCTTTGGAGGAGTTGGGGAAGCTCGTCCCTCCAGAATGTCACTG TGTCAGGGAGGGGAACCTGGAGCACCTGCTGGCCAGAGAGCTCGTTCCCGGAGACACCGTCTGCCTGTCGGTGGGGGAGAAGGTCCCGGCTGACCTCCGTCTCTTCGAG GCGACAGACCTGTCAGTGGATGAGTCCAGTCTGACGGGGGAGACCACGCCCTGCACCAAGTCCACCGCCCACCAGCCAGCATCCACCAACGGAGACATCGCCTCCCGCAGCAACATCGCCTTCATGGGGACGCTGGTGCGCTACGGCAAAGCCAAG GGCATCGTCATTGGAACCGGAGAGAACTCTGAGTTCGGGGAGGTGTTCAAGATGATGCAGGCAGAGGAG GCTCCTAAAACTCCTCTGCAGAAGAGCATGGACCTGCTGGGGAAGCAGCTGTCGCTTTATTCCTTCTGCATCATCG GCGTCATCATGCTGGTGGGCTGGCTGCAGGGCAAGAGTCTCCTGGACATGTTCACCATCGGTGTCAG tCTGGCTGTGGCTGCCATCCCAGAGGGCTTACCCATCGTGGTGACGGTGACGCTGGCGCTCGGCGTGATGCGGATGGTGAAGAAAAGAGCGATCATCAAGAAACTTCCCATCGTGGAAACTCTGG GCTGCTGTAATGTGATCTGCTCGGACAAAACGGGGACGCTGACCAAGAACGAGATGACGGTCACTCAGCTGTTCACGTCAGACGGACAGCACGCTGAG GTCACCGGCGTCGGCTATAACGGGCAGGGGGAAGTTCTGCTGAACGGAGAGGTGATCCACGGCTTCTCGTGTCAGTCCATCAGCAAAATTGTGGAG GTCGGCTGTGTGTGCAACGACTCCATCATCAGGAATCACAACGTGCTGGGACGGCCCACAGAAGGAGCGCTCATCGCCCTCGCCATGAAG GTGGGGCTGGAGGGTCTGCAGCGCGAGTACGTGCGGGTGGAGGAGCATCCGTTCAGCTCGGAGAAGAAGTGGATGGCCGTGCGCTGCGTTCACCGCACGCAGCAG GACAAAGCTGGAGTTTACTTCATGAAGGGCGCGTACGAGCAGGTGATTCGCTTCTGCAGCTCCTACAACAGCAGAGGCAGCGCACTCCCCCTGAACCaccagcaggtggagctgtACCAGCAGCAGATCAGCTACATGGGCTCAGGCGGGCTCAGAG tgctgGCGTTCGCGTCGGGCTCTGAGATGGGGAAGCTGACCTTCCTGGGTTTGGTGGGCATCATCGACCCTCCAAGGTCAGGGGTCAAAGAGGCCGTGGGCACGCTCATCAGCTCCGGAGTCACCATCAAGATGATCACCGGAGACTCCCAGGAGACGGCCATGTCTATAG ccaGTCGCATCGGCCTCTTCTCTAAAGGGGGGCAGAGTTTGtctggggaggaggtggatcagCTGGACCTGCAGCAGCTGTCGCAGATCATCTCCAGA ATTTCCGTGTTTTATCGCGCCAGCCCGCGACACAAGCTGAAGATCGTCAAG TCCCTGCAGAACAACGGCGCCGTGGTGGCCATGACGGGTGACGGGGTGAATGACGCCGTGGCTCTGAAGGCCGCTGACATCGGTGTTGCGATGGGCCAGACGGGCACCGACGTCTGCAAGGAGGCAGCCGACATGATCCTGGTGGACGACGACTTCCAGACCATCAT gTCGGCCATCGAGGAGGGAAAAGGAATTTACAACAACATCAAAAACTTTGTTTGCTTCCAGCTGAGCAC GAGCATTGCGGCACTCACCCTCATCTCCTTGGCGACGCTGATGAACTTCCCCAACCCGCTGAACGCCATGCAGATCCTGtggatcaacatcatcatggaCGGACCGCCGGCTCAGAG TTTGGGGGTGGAGCCTGTGGACCGCGACATCATCAGGAAGCCTCCTCGCAACGTCGGAGACAGCATCATCACCCGCAGCCTGATTGTCAAAGTGCTCGTGTCGGCGTTCATCATCGTCTGCGGGACGCTTTACGTCTTCTGGAGAGAG ttGCAGGACAACGTGATCACTCCTCGAGACACCACCATGACCTTCACCTGCTTCGTGTTCTTCGACATGTTCAACGCTCTGAGCTCCAGATCGCAG ACCCGGATGGTCCACGAGATGGGGCTGTGCAGCAACCGCACGTTCTGTTTCGCCGTCCTGGCCTCCATCATGGGGCAGCTGCTCGTCATCTACTTCCCTCCTCTGCAGAGCGTCTTCCAGACGGAGAGTCTCAGCGTCCTCG ACCTCGTCTTCCTCGTGTCCCTCACCTCCTCCGTCTGCGCTGTATCTGAGGTCATCAAGAAGGTGGAGAGGTGGAGAGGGGTGGAGAAGAGCCCCCCCTCTGACTTCTTCCACGAAGTATGA
- the atp2c1 gene encoding calcium-transporting ATPase type 2C member 1 isoform X2 — MVPVLTSRKASELPVNEVACVLQADLQLGLTQEEVRRRRAYHGWNEFDISEDEPLWRKYLSQFKDPLILLLLASAVISIIMHQFDDAISITVAIIIVVTVAFVQEYRSEKSLEELGKLVPPECHCVREGNLEHLLARELVPGDTVCLSVGEKVPADLRLFEATDLSVDESSLTGETTPCTKSTAHQPASTNGDIASRSNIAFMGTLVRYGKAKGIVIGTGENSEFGEVFKMMQAEEAPKTPLQKSMDLLGKQLSLYSFCIIGVIMLVGWLQGKSLLDMFTIGVSLAVAAIPEGLPIVVTVTLALGVMRMVKKRAIIKKLPIVETLGCCNVICSDKTGTLTKNEMTVTQLFTSDGQHAEVTGVGYNGQGEVLLNGEVIHGFSCQSISKIVEVGCVCNDSIIRNHNVLGRPTEGALIALAMKVGLEGLQREYVRVEEHPFSSEKKWMAVRCVHRTQQDKAGVYFMKGAYEQVIRFCSSYNSRGSALPLNHQQVELYQQQISYMGSGGLRVLAFASGSEMGKLTFLGLVGIIDPPRSGVKEAVGTLISSGVTIKMITGDSQETAMSIASRIGLFSKGGQSLSGEEVDQLDLQQLSQIISRISVFYRASPRHKLKIVKSLQNNGAVVAMTGDGVNDAVALKAADIGVAMGQTGTDVCKEAADMILVDDDFQTIMSAIEEGKGIYNNIKNFVCFQLSTSIAALTLISLATLMNFPNPLNAMQILWINIIMDGPPAQSLGVEPVDRDIIRKPPRNVGDSIITRSLIVKVLVSAFIIVCGTLYVFWRELQDNVITPRDTTMTFTCFVFFDMFNALSSRSQTRMVHEMGLCSNRTFCFAVLASIMGQLLVIYFPPLQSVFQTESLSVLDLVFLVSLTSSVCAVSEVIKKVERWRGVEKSPPSDFFHEV, encoded by the exons ATGGTCCCAGTACTGACGTCCAGAAAAGCCAGTGAACTGCCCGTCAATGAAGTAGCATGTGTCCTGCAG GCCGACCTGCAGCTGGGTTTGACCCAGGAGGAGGTGAGGCGGCGGAGGGCGTACCACGGCTGGAACGAGTTCGACATCAGCGAGGACGAGCCGCTGTGGAGGAAGTACCTGTCACAG tTTAAAGATCCGCTCATCCTGCTGTTGCTGGCGTCGGCGGTCATCAGCATCATCATGCACCAGTTCGATGACGCCATCAGCATCACAGTG gcCATCATCATCGTAGTGACGGTCGCCTTCGTCCAG GAGTATCGCTCAGAGAAATCTTTGGAGGAGTTGGGGAAGCTCGTCCCTCCAGAATGTCACTG TGTCAGGGAGGGGAACCTGGAGCACCTGCTGGCCAGAGAGCTCGTTCCCGGAGACACCGTCTGCCTGTCGGTGGGGGAGAAGGTCCCGGCTGACCTCCGTCTCTTCGAG GCGACAGACCTGTCAGTGGATGAGTCCAGTCTGACGGGGGAGACCACGCCCTGCACCAAGTCCACCGCCCACCAGCCAGCATCCACCAACGGAGACATCGCCTCCCGCAGCAACATCGCCTTCATGGGGACGCTGGTGCGCTACGGCAAAGCCAAG GGCATCGTCATTGGAACCGGAGAGAACTCTGAGTTCGGGGAGGTGTTCAAGATGATGCAGGCAGAGGAG GCTCCTAAAACTCCTCTGCAGAAGAGCATGGACCTGCTGGGGAAGCAGCTGTCGCTTTATTCCTTCTGCATCATCG GCGTCATCATGCTGGTGGGCTGGCTGCAGGGCAAGAGTCTCCTGGACATGTTCACCATCGGTGTCAG tCTGGCTGTGGCTGCCATCCCAGAGGGCTTACCCATCGTGGTGACGGTGACGCTGGCGCTCGGCGTGATGCGGATGGTGAAGAAAAGAGCGATCATCAAGAAACTTCCCATCGTGGAAACTCTGG GCTGCTGTAATGTGATCTGCTCGGACAAAACGGGGACGCTGACCAAGAACGAGATGACGGTCACTCAGCTGTTCACGTCAGACGGACAGCACGCTGAG GTCACCGGCGTCGGCTATAACGGGCAGGGGGAAGTTCTGCTGAACGGAGAGGTGATCCACGGCTTCTCGTGTCAGTCCATCAGCAAAATTGTGGAG GTCGGCTGTGTGTGCAACGACTCCATCATCAGGAATCACAACGTGCTGGGACGGCCCACAGAAGGAGCGCTCATCGCCCTCGCCATGAAG GTGGGGCTGGAGGGTCTGCAGCGCGAGTACGTGCGGGTGGAGGAGCATCCGTTCAGCTCGGAGAAGAAGTGGATGGCCGTGCGCTGCGTTCACCGCACGCAGCAG GACAAAGCTGGAGTTTACTTCATGAAGGGCGCGTACGAGCAGGTGATTCGCTTCTGCAGCTCCTACAACAGCAGAGGCAGCGCACTCCCCCTGAACCaccagcaggtggagctgtACCAGCAGCAGATCAGCTACATGGGCTCAGGCGGGCTCAGAG tgctgGCGTTCGCGTCGGGCTCTGAGATGGGGAAGCTGACCTTCCTGGGTTTGGTGGGCATCATCGACCCTCCAAGGTCAGGGGTCAAAGAGGCCGTGGGCACGCTCATCAGCTCCGGAGTCACCATCAAGATGATCACCGGAGACTCCCAGGAGACGGCCATGTCTATAG ccaGTCGCATCGGCCTCTTCTCTAAAGGGGGGCAGAGTTTGtctggggaggaggtggatcagCTGGACCTGCAGCAGCTGTCGCAGATCATCTCCAGA ATTTCCGTGTTTTATCGCGCCAGCCCGCGACACAAGCTGAAGATCGTCAAG TCCCTGCAGAACAACGGCGCCGTGGTGGCCATGACGGGTGACGGGGTGAATGACGCCGTGGCTCTGAAGGCCGCTGACATCGGTGTTGCGATGGGCCAGACGGGCACCGACGTCTGCAAGGAGGCAGCCGACATGATCCTGGTGGACGACGACTTCCAGACCATCAT gTCGGCCATCGAGGAGGGAAAAGGAATTTACAACAACATCAAAAACTTTGTTTGCTTCCAGCTGAGCAC GAGCATTGCGGCACTCACCCTCATCTCCTTGGCGACGCTGATGAACTTCCCCAACCCGCTGAACGCCATGCAGATCCTGtggatcaacatcatcatggaCGGACCGCCGGCTCAGAG TTTGGGGGTGGAGCCTGTGGACCGCGACATCATCAGGAAGCCTCCTCGCAACGTCGGAGACAGCATCATCACCCGCAGCCTGATTGTCAAAGTGCTCGTGTCGGCGTTCATCATCGTCTGCGGGACGCTTTACGTCTTCTGGAGAGAG ttGCAGGACAACGTGATCACTCCTCGAGACACCACCATGACCTTCACCTGCTTCGTGTTCTTCGACATGTTCAACGCTCTGAGCTCCAGATCGCAG ACCCGGATGGTCCACGAGATGGGGCTGTGCAGCAACCGCACGTTCTGTTTCGCCGTCCTGGCCTCCATCATGGGGCAGCTGCTCGTCATCTACTTCCCTCCTCTGCAGAGCGTCTTCCAGACGGAGAGTCTCAGCGTCCTCG ACCTCGTCTTCCTCGTGTCCCTCACCTCCTCCGTCTGCGCTGTATCTGAGGTCATCAAGAAGGTGGAGAGGTGGAGAGGGGTGGAGAAGAGCCCCCCCTCTGACTTCTTCCACGAAGTATGA
- the aste1a gene encoding single-strand DNA endonuclease ASTE1 → MGVQGLTTFLDNHQKIYRDVQFGRSRLVIDGSNLYHRLYFESGLDQNHGGEYAAYESLIERFITALRTCEVDPYMVLDGGSDHTNKKLETVTKRAEQRIERAHRAAKDGGKEDIRPIMTKWVFRQTLTRLKVPVAQCFGEADREIAALADKWQCPVLSNDSDFYIFNLSAGLLPISYFQWQDVKGNGSKSYIPCKRYYTSSFCIYFEIQPQLLPTFAALAGNDYVKLPKFIWSRFAPDASRPQSRLEGLLCWMKDFEQPEDTLKAAVELMGGKSQNKEKMLQSLSVGMEEYKLPRSSLVEFFVRGVVPPFLDEELIGRIPAWMQLCVMQARLPGDTLDVLLLHRLSLGTPVDHKDLPSANLTSRPLRQVMYGLLLGKETSYKVEERDREDLQLKFIRIKPTFSRVAQRLQLNSLHEAQLSERLEVLLEALGVKEELLNELPPQLRLLVAVTCYWWNRARPRPDLKLLKSLLLGMNLKDTSRLSAVVQACCHQKPDVGVAHSFSQWQVCMKDSMHLNQLLGLPLPEPDVARFYQGTLVHQLVHMRRTGSRLKRVLKPDQASVQQYRDMLSAIRRLRPRPRQGSEFSESEQAERRALNDHTNLRLFQLDYDEETEARSLARAQEDLRLDDRLLLRTRYKTKERRNRCNKVELSRKEEGRGMDLL, encoded by the exons ATGGGGGTTCAGGGTCTGACCACCTTCTTAGACAACCACCAGAAGATTTACCGGGACGTCCAGTTCGGCAGGAGCCGGCTGGTGATCGATGGATCCAACCTGTACCACCGGCTGTACTTTGAGTCAG GTCTGGACCAGAATCACGGCGGGGAGTATGCTGCCTATGAAAGCCTGATTGAGAGGTTCATCACAGCCCTCAGAACCTGCGAGGTCGATCCTTACATGGTGCTGGACGGAGGCTCGGACCACACCAACAAGAAGCTCGAAACTGTGACAAAAAGGGCAGAGCAGCGGATCGAAAGAGCCCATCGAGCAGCAAAGGACGGGGGTAAGGAAGACATCCGGCCAATTATGACCAAGTGGGTGTTCAGACAGACGCTGACCCGGCTGAAGGTCCCGGTCGCCCAGTGCTTTGGCGAGGCCGACCGGGAGATAGCCGCCCTAGCTGATAAGTGGCAGTGCCCAGTGCTTTCCAACGACAGCGACTTCTACATCTTCAACCTCTCAGCAGGATTGTTGCCCATCTCTTACTTCCAGTGGCAGGATGTAAAGGGGAATGGCTCAAAGAGCTACATCCCTTGTAAGAGGTACTATACCTCCAGCTTCTGCATCTACTTCGAAATCCAGCCCCAGCTCCTGCCCACCTTCGCTGCCCTGGCTGGGAACGACTACGTGAAGCTGCCGAAGTTTATCTGGAGTCGGTTTGCCCCAGACGCCAGTAGGCCTCAGAGCCGCCTGGAGGGCCTGCTGTGCTGGATGAAGGACTTTGAGCAGCCAGAGGACACCTTGAAGGCAGCAGTGGAGCTGATGGGAGGAAAGAGCCAGAACAAGGAGAAGATGCTGCAGAGTTTGTCTGTGGGGATGGAGGAATACAAACTACCTCGCAGCTCGCTGGTGGAGTTCTTCGTCCGTGGGGTTGTTCCTCCGTTCCTAGATGAG GAGCTCATTGGTCGCATCCCAGCTTGGATGCAGCTGTGTGTGATGCAGGCCCGGCTACCCGGGGACACCCTGGACGTACTGCTGCTGCACAGGCTGAGCCTCGGCACCCCCGTGGACCACAAAGACCTGCCCAGTGCTAACTTGACCTCCAGACCTCTCCGCCAGGTGATGTATGGGCTGCTGCTGGGCAAAGAGACGTCATATaaggtggaggagagagacagggAGGACCTCCAGCTGAAATTCATCCGAATCAAACCAACCTTCAGTCGAGTGGCTCAGCGGCTCCAGCTGAACTCACTGCATGAG GCGCAGCTCTCTGAACGTCTGGAGGTCTTACTCGAGGCTCTCGGGGTGAAAGAGGAACTTCTGAACGAGCTGCCGCCTCAGCTGCGCCTCCTAGTGGCTGTGACCTGTTACTGGTGGAACAGAGCTCGGCCTCGTCCGGACCTGAAGCTGCTGAAGTCGTTGCTGCTGGGAATGAACCTCAAAGACACATCGCGACTCAGCGCAG TTGTCCAGGCTTGCTGTCATCAGAAGCCTGATGTGGGCGTGGCTCACTCCTTCAGCCAGTGGCAGGTGTGCATGAAGGACAGCATGCACCTGAACCAGCTGCTGGGCCTTCCTCTGCCTGAACCAGACGTCGCACG GTTCTATCAGGGGACGCTGGTCCACCAGCTGGTCCACATGAGGAGGACAGGGAGCAGACTGAAGCGTGTCCTGAAGCCAGATCAGGCCAGTGTGCAGCAGTACCGCGACATGCTGTCAGCCATCCGCCGGCTCCGGCCCCGGCCCCGCCAGGGCTCCGAGTTCTCAGAGAGCGAGCAGGCAGAGAGGCGGGCTCTGAACGACCACACCAACCTCAGGCTGTTCCAGCTGGACTACGACGAGGAGACAGAGGCTCGCAGCTTGGCCCGGGCACAGGAAGACCTGCGGCTGGATGATCGGCTGCTGCTGAGAACTCGGTACAAAACCAAGGAGAGAAGGAATCGCTGCAACAAAGTGGAACTGAGCCGGAAGGAGGAGGGCCGAGGCATGGACCTCCTCTGA